The Nicotiana tabacum cultivar K326 chromosome 1, ASM71507v2, whole genome shotgun sequence genome segment TCCACATATATATCGACGGAGTCTTTTGGTGCCACGTTCACTTATGCACGACTAGGGGTGTACAGCTGTACGTGgatcgggttggttcggtttttattaaaaccaaatcaaactaattatatcggtttggattggttcgattttgtcgggtttttcggattttttttgttacatgaatattatttcaattttactttattaaaattatagataaagccttgataagtgaatatatgtttagtaaatatggaaaaaattgacaaacatatgatctattaaaatattttaatgagagaatttttttagtagcacatgatagttattttcctagtcgtctaacaataatttttcgttaatttacactttcaaggttaatacatgagaggatccgaaatatttatacattttctaaagaaaaatcactataaagtcttaaaaatataaataaaatttatatatttatatgtcggtttggttcggatttttttactcaataccaaacctagtcgggttttttaatcgatttggttAGGTTTTTCGTTTGGTGCgatttttcggttcggtttgaaCGGCCCCATGCACGACCATTTGCTTGTTGTATTAAAGTAAATTTAAGTACCACGGTTAATTAACTGATCATACTCATGAGTTTATGCTATTGGAATACTAATAATAATATAATCCAACTATGTGTCATTAATTAGTGGTGTGTTTTGGTGCCACGTTCACTAATCCACAACCATTAGCTTGATACTAATTAATACATTTAATATACCAGCTAGCGTTAACTTCTTAGTTGATGTAAAGTTTGTGTTACATTTGAATACTACAATCAACAAGAAAATGTAATGATATTGTATGAACAAAATAGCTTAGCTGCTGTAGCACCCTCAGAAACCAAGTGAACATTTGGAGTAGAAATAAAGGAAGTATATATTAAATTTAGCAACAAAcatataaatattataaaaattaagtgAAGATAACCCTGATTCCATGTTCAGCTCACAATAAATAATACTTCTCTACTGAATTCGAGGACATAATATGCTTAGCAGATTGCTAAGTTGTATTCATAGTAATAATTTTCATCGCAAGGCATACACTGACACGTTCTTGGTGATTAAGGATTCAAGAACATGAAGCATGAGCAATTTGCTATTTTAGATACCTGTATGTACAACTCAATTGAGGTGTACATAGGCCGGGTTAGTTCGGAtttttaaattactaaattaatcCAATAATGTCaggtttttaaatatataaaccaaatcaaaccaacaaagtaggatttttcaatctcggtttttctcgggtttttcgatttttttcgaATTTCGAATATTTTCCAGTAAAGCCTTCATAACACAAAATATATAACGTGTTCtcataatatttttttaagttatagtaggatacaactatataatgtattttttaagaaaataacacaataatataatatttttgtctagAGCGCCTCGCTTCTCGGAAAAGGCCGGAAACAAGCCCTAAATTTGAGACTTTGGAAAATTGAGTCAtagcattgtactaaaatatccaataaacaaagataataaaatcgcataaaataaatattgctaattaataagccataataaaaatgaacataatctaaaagtactatataaatcatgctaaaataagtatatcTAGTAAGTACTATTAATTACATGATTAATTGTTTGTGCTTATCGTAcattatctaattaattaaatggtAGTATTTAATATTTGCAGGGCTAAATTCGAACAATAATATTGAATAGTACAAGTATACTCGTTACATGTTTCATAATGTACAAGTTGTTTTGGATAATCGAATGTCTCACTATACATACTAGTAATGAATATTCTCTTTTGCGCCAATATTAACTGAATTGAAGAAGACAATTTAGTTTTTCATTCGATTTTAAATCAGACAAGTACATTTAATATTCGCTACTTAATTATTTAGTGGTTCAAATTTTAATTATATGGAAAAACTCCTTAATTCAAATTGgaaatcaaaaccaaaactaTCACTTTAGAAACGTTAtatgtataaataaataaatagacaTGTGTAACTCTTATGTCTTACTCGAAACCCCTGCATGCTTTTTCGGTTAAGTTCGTTGCACGGAACTTGTCTAGTACGGTTTATTTCTCTAGTATGATTTGCGAGCTATTACACTAAAGCGGAGTTTATTCAGAACGCACGTGAAGAATAGCATATGCGGGTTccctagtatatatatatattaaactaATCAGTAGCCGACTACTTATTATCCAAGAAAGTGGGATTCAGAATTGTGTCAAAAGGAAACGCATGTAATCAGACACAACTGTCAAAAGTAGAGCTTTATGGATACATTAGAGTCAAGAATGTAGAAATTAACCTTTTGGTTTACGGCTATTTAGggataaataaataattataggATATTAACTTGCCCTATTTCACCTTTCACTATTTGGTTTCTTGTAAGAATTCAGAATATGATACTCTCAGCATCTAATTTTGAATATGAGCTCGAGCATTTTCATTCTAATtgtttttaaaaacaaatttacCTACTTAAAAACTACTTCAGAAGCACTAAAATCGTAGTAAATGATAGGAGTATAGGAACTAATCTTTAAAAAAATCTCAATTAAAAAAGTtgttactccctccggtccaaaataagtgattttttggcctttttcttgtggtccaaaataagtgatttttccagatttcaagaatggattaattatttttttctacattgtccttggagtaaatagtgttggaatatgtgttaggagtatttatgtgagatagtaaaggttaatatggtcaatttcattgctaattaatgctaaaaggtggATTTCTTAATCTCTATGAAAACATCCAAAAAATCagttattttggaccggagggagtattataTAAAATTTGACAAGAGATTACTTTCTACACTATCATTAATATCTTCCCCAGAAAAATAGGTAAGCATACTTCTCCATAATGATTATAAATTTTGAGGTGATATCATGCATGACCTGATGGGATCATAAATAAAAGGCCTAGAGACCCGaaactttgttgttgtttttttacttttagcccgcgccagaaATTATTTATGTTCGGTagtcgaaaaagtatataaaatttgtgtatataatatatagaatgcatatatatactataaaaaaaaattcatttttcaacTATTATTTTTAGAGCGGCTATACAGTGCCATTTTCCCAACTTTGTTCCTGTCATGTTGTTAAAACTACAAGCGAAAAATATTGATCAAGCCGAAAGGAACATTCGATTTTATTGCGCTACACTCCTTTCTTCTTTTGCAATTTTTCATTGTATGTCACATGCCCTGACATACCTATTTCAtatgtattttctttatataataCGTTTTCATTCAATGTTGATTATTCAGTGTTGATGTCATTAAAAGGGACAAAGCTATTAACTAAGCACAGTTATTGGTTCCCCGCCCCTCCTACAATTTTTGTGACCTTTCAAAAATTaacaccaaaaagaaaaaggaaaatgccCTATTGGCCTTCGAAAAATTACAGGTGAGTCGGCTGATAGAACAGAAATGCCCAATTATGAATTGAGTATTTTAACTTGGATAAGGCAATAGGTATAATTCGAATCGTTGTCAACTATATtgaggggagaaaaagaaaaaccaacAGCTTCAGCGTGGCATCTGATTTGTGTTTTATTTAGCATGTCCTAAAATGtatttttaataaaagaactGTAGACAAAAGAAACTAGAAGGATTAATAAGAGTTTAAGCTTCAATTAGAATCATTGAAGGACTCTGGGAGACCAGTAATAGCATAGAGCATCTGACATTTCTTGCTTACAATTTCTCTTTTTCATGAACTGCTTTCTTATTTTAATCTTTCTCCTTTATCATGATAATTATGCTTTCCTAAGCACAGAGTCTATTAAAAACAGTCTCTAttttcacaaggtaggggtaaggtccacgtacacactaccctccccactATGTGAGATTACACTGACTATGTTGGTGTCGTCCTTTAACATGACGATATGTCAGCTGGGAATTGGCCTAGGCAATAAGCAAGGCCATTACCAAGCTCGTTATCAAAACCATGCCTCGATTGATGAGAATATAACCAATAACATTGTAAATTATACTTGCTCTGTGAGAGAGATTACATTAGTATACAACTTGCGCGTAATAACCAGACTCCATTCTGTGGTATGAATTTTCCCGTGTACCAGTAAATAGTATGACACTCATTAAATGGCCACCTATGGGCCATCAGCAGAAACTCAGATCCAGTTCAGTTGCAAAGGAGTTGATCTAAAGAAACTGCAACCGGCAATAATATGGATCTGTCTAGCCCCAAAATGGTCACGTGTGATCGGGATGCACTCCTATTTAGTGTAGAATCTCAAGTTTATGTAGCTGCAACCAACTTTCTGATCTTTCTGTCATGGTTCAACATAGCACTCACACTCTCAACAACCAATACAATCTGCACAGGTAAGAATATACaacattaaaataaataaatatggatgagGAGCAGCGTCTTAAGCCCCGTTCAGTCAACCTCAGAAGAGACTAGTCAATTTATCAACTTAAAAAATAGAGATTCAAACCCTATTCACGAGTTAAGAAAAGATAAAGGCAAGAATGGTGTTCTACTGATAGAAAGACGGTGATTTTACTAGTTCATTTTGCTAATAAAACCATGATTACAAAACCTTGTTTTCTCTGAAGAAGCCATGTCACTCTACAAAAATATCATTAGCAGCTTAGCATGGTATTCCAAGACAGAGAACACAAAATAAGACCAACAGGTTTGATCAATTACTGCAGACTTCAACAAGAGTACAAGACAACAAGAAACCAGGTAGCAATTAATTTGACCGGGAACTCTCTTTAATACATGACATGTTTCACATGTTAATGCAATAATATACCAGGAAAGGTACAAAAGCGAACCTGGAAGCAAGCATAAGCCATTCCTGTTGCAAAGTAAAAGTTGGCATTGCCAGTTCCCTGCATAGGTAGTAAGATATTTGCATAACTACCTAATGATGACATCTGGAATTGCCTTATTGTTTATAGTACACTGAGAGCAACAATGCATAAGCATAGAAATGGAGCAGATACATACCCTCCATATCCACAAGTTGTGCATCACAGGACTAAGAAGCGAAACTCCAACATACCCACAAAAGAGAAAGAATGAAAACTGCATTTCTGCATTGTGTATAATGGTCAGATATGATCCAATTAGGACCATAATCAAGAGAAAAGGGTATGCTTACTACCTGCTAACTCATTGAAAAACAGCACTAACAAAGCCAAGTACAGAGCTGAGTCCCCAACCTGATGAATTTTAACCAAGTTAAGTGGAAGCCAAGAAATGATCATAATGTATTGCAACAGATGCAAGCAATAAAAATGCTGAACAAATTTACTCTTCACATAATGAATGCTAGCACTAGTAAAACTGAAGCAACCATTATAACTTTTAAGAAATTCGAGCACAGCTACCAGAGATGGCATCTGGTAATAAACCAATCATGCAAAGCATTTGTAAAAGCAGTTTATGCTTCGTACATATGAGGTAAAcccctgaaacaatatgctttgTAAATATGAGGTAAATCCCAGagtggaaaaaaaaaagactaaaTCCCAGAAACATAATTTCAGGATCAGCCTAACATAGAAAGATACATGTACAACAGCATCATGACTGAACCAAAAGTGGAAAGGCTTCACAAATAGAGAAGAGTACTAGATGATAAATCCAGAATCCTAATCACAATGGAGAAATTGAAAAACTCTCAACTAACACAGTCTCACACATCCTCTTAGAAAGGGGACTGCATAGGCTCTGTACAATGATaaccccctccccccacccccaaaaaaaaaaaaaacatacaaaaaaaaatcacaaacacATGATTCCGGTTATACTGCAGAGGTCATGATTTCACAAATCCACTATTAGCTCAAAATATAAAAGGCTGAAGTGCTCAATCTTCAAACATCAAATTTAGAAAAAATTTAATATTCATGAGTTAACTGATATTCAGGATAAAGAGATTGCCCTAATGGGTAGGATTTAAGCGTCAGAGATTCACACAGGACAGAGAGTACTCACTGAAGGATAGGGTTTAAGCATTGAACAGATTGCCATGTAAACAAAAGCCAAGAAACACGGTCGGTGTTTTAGCCTTATGGCTAGTGGCAGTATCATGAAAAGGATGTTCACATGGAAAACAATCAGaaagaaatttctgaaaaattcaaaGACCTCTGCAAAGAAGTACCTGCAGCCAAGATGCACAAAGAGGTTACAGAAAGAAGAGATAATCCATGGAGAAAGCAATTTCGTAGTCACTTACCATAAGACACCAATGTTTGGAGACAAATCTTTGACAGTAAGAATAAAGCCGTAGGTCCTGCAAGTCAATAATGATATAGAGTTATCAACAGGTTTCAATACAGAAGCAAATAAACTTAACCAAGTTTTTGCCAATAATGTACATGATTATTTGCTTACAAACATGAAATGATAGCACTACAAAGAAATAGATAATTCTGCAGATACTTACACCGTCACAATATTCTTTACCAAATCTACTTAGCTTAAACAAAGACCTATATGTTTGGCCAAATGCAGCAGTGTCCAACAATGAGATCAATCAATGACATCGAATTGATTGGACGATACAGCATAAGGAAAAGCTCCAAATGTTGAAACTTGATAGCAAGAAAGGTGATAAATAAGAGCAATGATGGGCGCAATGGCAGGCATGATATGAAGAAACACAATAGAATAGCTGCTGCTTTACTCACACCACAAGAGTACCATTTACGAGCTACGATAAAGATCCTGAAGGACTGGGGCAATAAAACTTAATCTATAGTTAAATGTTCCAGAGTTGGCATTCAACAgctataaaaataaaatgtctgAGTTTTTCTATgataagtaaaaaaaattaaaacaaaaaggcTGTGGAATTTTTCCTATCAACAGTAAGGAGTTCAAATTAAGGAAATGACAACAGCAAGGATTACAACAACTACGCCTCAATCCTTAGCTAATTGGGACCGGCTACATGGATCCTTCCTATCAATGTCGCTCCATTTAAACCCTGCTCAACCGAATATTCATAAATGAAAGTTCTCTAGGCAATGACAAGCAAAAGTAAGTAACTAGTACCTTTTAAACATTTCTGAAAGGCCGCCATAGTTTCTCATAAAGATGCCACACAAAACCAATGCATATAAGGTCCAAATAAAAGCCCAGACAAAGAAGAGTACAACTGGTTTCCATGAGAAACTTTTAAGTTCTTTCAGGCCATTTTGTTCCACCCGGCCTTTACTTGAGCTATCATCTTCATCTTTCTTACACATTAGGAACAATTTCCTTGGGGTTGCATCTGGACCATTACCTAACAGTAAGATTACCTGGAACGAGAAGAACAAAATAGAAATTAGAAGAGTTCATAGACATTGATGTTACACAAGCTAAAAATGACCCACTTAAATAGGTAATTCTGCTCTTTCCATTTAAACTCATGCAATATTTTCAGCCCTTTATGACATTTGGGACTTACAGGTATAATGAGAATTGCCGGATAGAGAGACAAATGAGATGCTATAACCCAACCAAAAGCTGCCAATGGGGCTACTCCTGTGTATACAACAAGCAAATTAATCAGTCTTGTTATTGTATTACCCTTTATGGACAATGCCTCTGTATAAGCACCCTATATTCATTACATCAGATGAATATAATAGAGTATGTTTTTACAAGAGAACCAAGAAGGAAGGAGTAAATATGCCTAGTTTCCAACTTCCATAAAAGCAAATAAGAAAACGGGTAAAAGGAGAGGTGAGGAAACTATATAtaaaaagaagtaaagaaaatattCACTAACATATGGAAAGGTTTATTGACTTCTTACGGATGCAGGCTCCATAAAGTGACAAGATAATAAAAAGATTTTCCACAGGGGTTGTATTGAAACCCACACATGTGACTATGGTGAAAGGATTCCACAAGTACACAAGAGCAGCAATGTCCTCAGATGGTAGAATCTCTGAAACAAAAGAATGGTGGTTATTGCATCATTAACTAGTGAAGCAAACAAATTCCGGCATTAAAGCTGAATAATTACCAGAAACTTCAAAGAGCTTCCCCAAACCCAGCAATTTTAATCTCTCACAATATGCCATGCGAAGTTTAAGGCCAGTTGCTCGGATTAGCATGGCACAGATGAAATCTGCAATCACAGAAACCAAACTATATCCAAAAATGGGTTGAATGTCCATGCGATTTCATAATTTTGAAAGAGCTACTTAGAAATGATGCTGCATGAGGAAGTAACAAATAAACTCAACATGAGATCATTTCTATCTGCAAATTTTATAGTCTCAGAAAGATTAACATGACAAGATATTTAAGGAGACTACAGGAAAGATGGAGATTCAGCGTTGAAGGAGGCAAAAGTGGAAACATGTTACACACTGGTAACTCATTTCAAGCTACATGATACTCCTTTTTTCTCAGGTTATTGTCTCAGGTTAAGGGTCCTCTCTGTTTTGGTTGGTCCAAATACTGGGGCTAATTTctctaaaggaaaaagttctatGTACGCTCCAAGAAACTTATTTTATGATAGCCATACTACTTTTAAACACTTTTTCATTTTCATACTACAACGAAGGTCCATTGGAGCCCAGAACTCACATTTATACTCTGGAGCTAagtctttattttaaaagaaaaaatgttggtaaagaaagaaaaaactaaGAGCTATAAAGTGATGATGAATTGATGATGGAAGCAGATAATGCAGTAACCCAATTTTTGTGCTTTAAACAGTTTTGAGGAAAAAGCAAGAACCATCACAAACAAGTATTTGTTATACTTTACACACAACTCCCAAAAGCTTCATGGAAGTGAACCGACCAACCTTCTTGAAAGTAAAGGTGTATAAATCTACTCAGAACCATTACTCTTATTTCGATCTTCTAGAAAGAGGCTAGGTGTTTACAGCATATTGTTTTTTTCTTCCTGTTAATAATACAGTAGAATAGTTAATGCTCATTACTTATCCATCTCCACGCGCTTCTTATACGTGTCACTATGTTCAACTGATATAATGACAGCTAAGGACaatgaatatggaatcaagaATTAAGAAAAGAATGCCATTTACTGAAGTTCCTTAGTGAACCATTTACGAACCCATTCAGAGGATAATCGCCGTATGATCTTTAATACAAACGCAGCCGTTGAAAGTTCTACATTAACCAACCCTTATTTGCCGTATAGGAGTTAGTAAGAAGTTCCCGCAAAGGTTATTTCCAATGATGTATAAAGTTATCACTGAACGAATGCAAGCCTTAATTATTACACAATCAGGTCACTTATTAAGTGATTATAGATAAATATGGTGATAAATATTAATTGGTAATTTGGTACAAATGGTAAGTGACCAGCTATCACTAGTTAAAATTCACTGATTGTGCAAATAAATCTTTACATAGTAAGTGTATATAACTAAATCCTAACTTTAATATCCGCACTGATATGTACAAGTCAAAAGAGTATGTTTTCGTGGAAAGCAAGAAAGAGACAATACCTGCATAGAAGATGAAAAGGCTGTCCTTCAATTCTACAAATGAcattaaaaagaaataaaatacgTTATAGTgatagtaaaagaaaaaaaaatcaacttaTAACAGAGTGCGGAAATGCGAACAAATGCTTAATTGAAGCTAAAATTTTTACTTTTTCATTGTAAGCGGACCGAGAACCGAGAGTAAGAGCGGAGATCCATGATACATAGAACCTTCCAGAACATTCAAAATCAAAGCATAATCAAATTAAACACTCAAAAAAATGTTAAACA includes the following:
- the LOC107806967 gene encoding uncharacterized protein LOC107806967, which produces MKEEKQQNIPTKKPRFWRWTVASIIFRLVLIYFPQNLNLATRPEVSTPVTSLRRLAEGYWLTQSSMSPYAGSMYHGSPLLLSVLGPLTMKKIEGQPFHLLCSLVSVIADFICAMLIRATGLKLRMAYCERLKLLGLGKLFEVSEILPSEDIAALVYLWNPFTIVTCVGFNTTPVENLFIILSLYGACIRVAPLAAFGWVIASHLSLYPAILIIPVILLLGNGPDATPRKLFLMCKKDEDDSSSKGRVEQNGLKELKSFSWKPVVLFFVWAFIWTLYALVLCGIFMRNYGGLSEMFKRTYGFILTVKDLSPNIGVLWYFFAEVFEFFRNFFLIVFHVNILFMILPLAIRLKHRPCFLAFVYMAICSMLKPYPSVGDSALYLALLVLFFNELAEMQFSFFLFCGYVGVSLLSPVMHNLWIWRGTGNANFYFATGMAYACFQIVLVVESVSAMLNHDRKIRKLVAAT